Proteins encoded by one window of Gammaproteobacteria bacterium:
- the dnaN gene encoding DNA polymerase III subunit beta codes for MKLNITREQLLSPLQNVIGAVEKRQTMPILSNVLMRLEKGVLSITGTDLEIELVAQINIMGEKDGETTAPARKLLDICKNLPEGTELILDAAEDRLTVKAGRSRFVLATLPAGEFPSLEDIRLDSQLSVAQKSLKQLIEKTAFAMAQQDVRYYLNGLMLENADGLLRAVATDGHRLAMAEAVNEQSLPSNKQVIVPRKGIMELQRLLQDKDEPVTLGFSSNHVRVEFGDLRFTSKLIDGRFPDYERVMPQGSDKLLVANRLKLKQSLTLTAILSNEKYKGVRLVLESGLLKIQTHNPDKEEAEEQVEVDYDGESLEIGFNVNYLLDVLNVLVTDNVNILLKDANSSCLIQDPTNEHGRYVIMPMRL; via the coding sequence ATGAAACTCAATATAACTCGTGAACAATTACTCAGCCCTTTGCAAAACGTTATTGGTGCTGTTGAAAAACGTCAAACAATGCCCATCCTTTCAAATGTGTTAATGCGTTTGGAAAAAGGTGTTTTATCCATCACGGGAACCGACTTAGAAATCGAACTAGTTGCACAAATAAATATCATGGGTGAAAAAGACGGTGAAACCACTGCACCCGCAAGAAAGCTACTGGATATTTGTAAAAACTTGCCGGAAGGTACGGAATTAATTTTAGACGCTGCTGAAGATCGCTTAACAGTAAAAGCTGGGCGCAGTCGTTTTGTTTTAGCAACCTTGCCTGCGGGAGAGTTCCCGAGCTTAGAAGACATTCGTTTAGATTCGCAATTAAGCGTAGCGCAAAAGAGTTTGAAACAACTGATTGAAAAAACCGCCTTCGCAATGGCTCAACAAGACGTGCGTTATTATTTAAATGGCTTGATGTTAGAAAATGCCGATGGCCTATTACGCGCTGTCGCAACCGATGGTCATCGCTTAGCTATGGCAGAAGCAGTAAATGAACAATCTTTACCAAGCAATAAACAAGTTATTGTGCCTCGTAAAGGAATTATGGAATTACAACGTTTGTTGCAAGACAAGGATGAACCGGTAACGTTGGGTTTTAGTAGCAATCATGTCCGCGTTGAATTTGGTGATTTACGTTTCACCTCAAAATTAATTGACGGTCGTTTTCCTGATTATGAACGCGTCATGCCACAAGGCAGTGATAAATTATTAGTTGCAAACCGGTTGAAATTAAAACAATCGTTAACGTTAACGGCTATTTTATCGAATGAAAAATACAAAGGCGTACGTCTGGTTTTGGAAAGTGGGTTACTGAAAATTCAAACTCACAACCCCGATAAAGAAGAAGCAGAAGAACAAGTTGAAGTAGATTATGACGGAGAGTCTTTAGAAATAGGCTTTAACGTAAATTATTTATTAGACGTGTTAAATGTTTTAGTGACCGACAACGTCAATATTTTACTGAAAGACGCCAACAGCAGCTGTTTAATTCAAGATCCGACTAACGAACATGGTCGTTATGTCATTATGCCTATGCGTCTATAG
- the dnaA gene encoding chromosomal replication initiator protein DnaA: protein MSVPLWSRCLEKLESELSEQQLNTWIRPLQAELNHGVLRLFAPNRFVLDWVKEHFSSRINALLSEFNSAEANQAIFEIGSSRTATIVEPAIQRSSERLVEARLPDIPHNLKHDYTFDTFVEGKSNQLAKAASLQISENPGGAYNPLFLYGGVGLGKTHLMHAVGNAMLARNPKARIVYMHSERFVADMVKALQHNAMNEFKRVYRSVDALLIDDIQFFAGKERSQEEFFHTFNALLEGQQQVILTCDRFPKEVDGLEERLKSRFGWGLTVAIEPPELETRVAILQNKAEQVGVDLKSEVAFFIAKRIRSNVRELEGALRRVIANAQFTGQPITMDFARDALRDLLALHDKLITIENIQKTVAEYYKIRVADLLSPRRSRSITRPRQIAMSLAKELTNHSLPEIGNAFGGRDHTTALHACRKVIELKETDFRIAEDFENLLRILST, encoded by the coding sequence TTGAGCGTACCGCTTTGGAGCCGTTGTTTGGAAAAGCTTGAATCAGAATTGAGTGAACAACAGCTCAATACTTGGATTCGGCCACTTCAAGCTGAGCTTAATCATGGGGTTTTACGCTTATTCGCACCTAATCGTTTTGTTTTGGACTGGGTAAAAGAACATTTTTCCAGTCGAATTAATGCTTTATTAAGTGAATTTAATAGCGCCGAAGCTAATCAAGCCATTTTTGAAATTGGCTCTTCACGTACGGCGACAATAGTAGAACCTGCTATTCAACGCAGTTCTGAAAGATTGGTTGAAGCTCGTTTACCGGATATCCCGCATAATTTAAAGCATGATTACACCTTTGACACTTTTGTCGAAGGTAAATCAAACCAACTGGCTAAAGCCGCGTCTTTGCAAATTAGCGAAAATCCCGGTGGCGCTTATAACCCTTTGTTTTTATACGGGGGTGTGGGTTTAGGTAAAACTCATTTAATGCATGCTGTGGGTAATGCCATGTTGGCGCGCAACCCTAAAGCACGCATTGTTTATATGCACTCCGAGCGTTTTGTCGCTGACATGGTGAAAGCGCTACAACATAATGCGATGAATGAATTTAAACGAGTTTATCGCTCGGTTGACGCTTTGCTTATTGACGATATTCAGTTTTTTGCCGGCAAAGAACGCTCACAAGAAGAGTTTTTTCATACTTTTAATGCTTTATTAGAAGGTCAGCAGCAAGTTATTTTGACTTGTGATCGCTTCCCTAAAGAAGTAGATGGTTTAGAAGAACGTTTAAAATCGCGTTTTGGTTGGGGTTTAACGGTTGCAATTGAGCCGCCCGAATTAGAAACACGGGTTGCCATTTTGCAAAATAAAGCGGAACAAGTCGGCGTTGATCTAAAAAGCGAAGTCGCTTTTTTTATTGCTAAACGAATTCGGTCCAATGTTCGAGAACTTGAAGGCGCATTACGTCGAGTCATTGCGAATGCTCAATTTACCGGTCAACCGATAACCATGGATTTTGCGCGCGATGCTTTGCGCGATTTATTGGCCTTGCACGATAAATTGATAACCATTGAAAATATTCAAAAGACCGTTGCGGAATATTATAAAATCCGCGTCGCAGATTTGCTTTCACCACGTCGCAGTCGTTCAATTACACGACCCCGTCAAATAGCGATGAGCTTAGCGAAAGAATTAACTAACCACAGTTTGCCAGAAATTGGTAATGCTTTTGGGGGACGCGACCACACAACGGCCTTGCACGCTTGTCGAAAAGTGATCGAATTGAAAGAAACCGACTTTAGAATTGCTGAAGATTTTGAGAATTTGTTGCGTATATTAAGTACATAA
- the rpmH gene encoding 50S ribosomal protein L34, with product MKRTFQPSNVSRKRTHGFRARMKTRGGRAVIRARRAKGRARLTV from the coding sequence ATGAAACGTACATTTCAACCCAGCAATGTCAGCCGTAAACGCACCCATGGATTTCGTGCTCGCATGAAAACTCGCGGTGGCCGTGCTGTGATACGCGCACGTCGCGCAAAAGGCCGCGCACGTTTAACGGTTTAG
- the rnpA gene encoding ribonuclease P protein component: MAAFPRQARLLTAKDYQTVFANAQRFSTQTLIVLYSPTEALQPRVGLAISKKVARLAVQRNIIKRYVREFFRQNQFHIGSYDLVFLGKPSAGQASRTEIRQSLDYLWRKLKITCGNSLPSQ; the protein is encoded by the coding sequence ATGGCCGCTTTCCCCCGTCAAGCAAGATTGTTAACAGCAAAAGACTATCAGACTGTTTTTGCCAATGCGCAACGCTTTAGCACACAAACATTGATCGTATTATATAGTCCGACCGAAGCTTTACAGCCACGCGTTGGATTAGCTATTTCAAAGAAAGTGGCACGTCTTGCCGTTCAGCGAAATATAATAAAACGCTATGTTCGTGAATTTTTCCGACAAAACCAGTTCCATATAGGATCCTACGATTTAGTGTTTTTGGGTAAGCCCTCAGCAGGCCAAGCCAGCCGCACCGAAATTCGTCAATCACTGGATTATTTGTGGCGCAAACTAAAAATAACATGCGGCAACTCATTACCTTCCCAATAA
- the yidD gene encoding membrane protein insertion efficiency factor YidD, translating into MRQLITFPIKVYRLFISPFLPQACRFYPSCSQYVQEAVECHGIWRGGLLGIKRLCSCHPWHVGGFDPVPEKATNAQDQQETNEHHPTNS; encoded by the coding sequence ATGCGGCAACTCATTACCTTCCCAATAAAAGTTTATCGGCTTTTTATCAGCCCCTTTTTGCCACAAGCGTGTCGTTTTTATCCTAGCTGTTCTCAATATGTCCAAGAAGCGGTAGAGTGCCACGGCATTTGGCGCGGTGGTTTATTAGGCATAAAACGACTGTGTTCTTGTCACCCTTGGCATGTCGGCGGTTTTGATCCGGTGCCGGAGAAAGCAACCAACGCGCAAGATCAACAAGAAACAAATGAACACCACCCAACGAACTCGTAA
- the yidC gene encoding membrane protein insertase YidC, translating to MMDTRLFGYLTFAFIMMLIYQAWMQDYVVPAQTAASVTQVNTDKASASPAEDLPQASIASAATTNTNSVAQVNAATVPVIASEPSNNADVVSSASQQIHVRTDTLDVLIDTRGGTIVQADLLNYPQEVNKPELPVRLFNTEESTYYVAQSGLIGTQQNGNNRAPTHHAVYQAPLLDYRLENEKLEVPLTWRSEDGIEITKTYIFHKNSHVIEIAYSIKNNSTQAWQGQAYTQLQRRHVEQGYSLFGIYTYTGGVIYSAEKKYEKRAFSKLHEEPIDRDVTNGWVAVIEHYFLSAWLPTKDQPQHAYSKVIGDTNPLFVVGMKTNIQEIAAGASAQIESRLYVGPKEHERLEVIAPFLDLTVDYGWLTFVSKPLFLALNWIENYVGNWGWAIVILTIVIKLAFYKLSEAQYRSMAKMRKVQPKLMAIRDRYKDDRQRQGVEMMELYKKEKINPLGGCLPMIIQIPVFIALYWVLLESVELRQAPFMLWIKDMSAKDPYFILPLIMGVTMYIQQKLNPAPLDPIQAKVFMVLPFVFTVMFAFFPAGLVLYWVTNNTITIIQQWYITNRVLKD from the coding sequence ATGATGGACACTCGCTTATTTGGTTATTTAACTTTTGCTTTTATCATGATGCTGATTTATCAGGCGTGGATGCAAGATTATGTAGTGCCTGCTCAAACCGCAGCAAGTGTTACGCAAGTAAACACGGATAAAGCATCTGCATCACCAGCAGAAGATTTACCACAAGCAAGTATCGCATCTGCGGCAACTACAAATACAAATTCAGTGGCGCAAGTAAACGCAGCGACTGTTCCTGTTATCGCAAGTGAGCCAAGCAATAATGCAGATGTTGTTAGTAGCGCAAGCCAACAGATTCATGTGCGCACCGATACATTAGACGTATTAATTGATACGCGCGGTGGCACCATCGTACAAGCCGATTTATTAAATTATCCGCAAGAAGTAAATAAACCCGAATTACCTGTGCGTTTATTTAACACCGAAGAAAGTACTTATTATGTTGCACAATCTGGATTAATTGGCACACAACAAAATGGTAATAACCGCGCACCCACGCATCACGCAGTTTATCAAGCACCATTATTAGATTACCGCTTAGAAAATGAAAAATTAGAAGTACCATTAACTTGGCGCAGCGAAGACGGCATTGAAATTACCAAAACGTATATTTTTCATAAAAATAGTCATGTTATTGAAATTGCTTACTCAATAAAAAATAACAGTACACAAGCATGGCAAGGCCAAGCGTATACACAATTACAACGCCGTCATGTTGAGCAAGGCTATAGTCTGTTTGGTATTTATACCTATACCGGCGGCGTTATTTATAGCGCTGAAAAAAAATACGAAAAAAGAGCGTTTTCTAAATTACACGAAGAGCCGATTGATAGAGATGTAACGAATGGCTGGGTTGCGGTTATAGAACATTATTTCTTATCCGCATGGCTGCCCACTAAAGACCAACCGCAACACGCTTATAGCAAAGTTATTGGTGATACCAATCCTTTGTTTGTGGTTGGTATGAAAACCAACATACAAGAAATTGCAGCAGGCGCTAGTGCACAAATCGAATCGCGTTTATATGTAGGCCCCAAAGAACACGAACGCCTAGAAGTTATCGCGCCATTTTTAGATTTAACCGTAGATTATGGTTGGCTAACCTTTGTTTCTAAACCGTTGTTTTTAGCATTAAATTGGATAGAGAATTATGTAGGTAATTGGGGTTGGGCGATTGTGATATTAACTATCGTCATCAAACTCGCATTTTATAAGCTCTCTGAAGCGCAATATCGCTCGATGGCGAAAATGCGCAAAGTACAACCTAAGCTGATGGCGATACGTGATCGTTATAAAGACGATCGTCAGCGCCAAGGTGTAGAAATGATGGAGCTATATAAAAAAGAAAAAATAAATCCTTTAGGCGGTTGTTTGCCTATGATTATACAAATCCCGGTATTCATCGCTTTGTATTGGGTGTTGCTGGAAAGCGTAGAACTTCGTCAAGCGCCGTTTATGTTGTGGATTAAAGATATGTCTGCAAAAGATCCGTATTTCATCTTGCCTTTAATTATGGGCGTGACGATGTATATTCAGCAAAAACTAAATCCAGCACCGCTAGATCCAATCCAAGCAAAAGTATTTATGGTGTTGCCGTTTGTATTTACCGTGATGTTCGCGTTTTTCCCGGCTGGTTTGGTTTTATATTGGGTGACCAATAATACGATCACCATTATTCAGCAGTGGTATATCACTAATCGCGTTTTAAAAGATTAA
- the mnmE gene encoding tRNA uridine-5-carboxymethylaminomethyl(34) synthesis GTPase MnmE → MSTQDTIAAIASAPGKGGIGIVRISGPAVPMIMQRLFAEQLKPRFAEYKPFLDTHGQIIDRGIVIYFVAPHSYTGEDVLELQGHGGPVVLNLLLKQILAYGVRQARPGEFTERAFLNEKLDLIQAEAVIDLIESSSEQAAKAAAQSLEGVFSEVLRALLQKLIELRMYIEAALDFPEEEIDFLSDNEIQLRMDGLVKALDAIRQRVKQGRLLKDGMSVVILGQPNAGKSSLLNQLAGRDTAIVTEIAGTTRDVLREHIHIDGIPLHIIDTAGLRDTQDVVEKEGVRRAWLAANQADRILLLVDARTGISEYETTVLQQIPPHLPVDIIYNKIDLLSSPVDLAVISHARGAVILLSAKTGTGLENLIEHLKQSIGIEQTSESLFSARQRHVDALNVVNERVANAQECLNLGQGELAAEELRMAQLVMSSITGEFSSDDLLGEIFSRFCIGK, encoded by the coding sequence ATGAGCACACAAGATACCATTGCAGCAATTGCGAGCGCACCCGGCAAAGGCGGCATTGGTATTGTGCGAATCTCTGGGCCCGCTGTGCCGATGATTATGCAGCGCTTATTTGCTGAACAACTCAAACCACGGTTTGCAGAATACAAACCCTTTCTTGATACCCATGGTCAAATAATTGATCGCGGTATCGTAATTTATTTTGTTGCGCCACATTCATACACGGGCGAAGACGTCTTAGAACTACAAGGTCATGGCGGCCCAGTCGTACTCAATTTATTACTTAAACAAATTTTAGCCTATGGTGTGCGCCAAGCGCGGCCTGGTGAATTTACCGAACGCGCATTCTTAAATGAAAAACTCGATTTGATTCAAGCCGAAGCAGTCATTGATTTAATTGAGAGCAGCTCAGAACAAGCAGCCAAAGCCGCGGCACAAAGTTTAGAAGGCGTTTTTTCTGAAGTGCTGCGCGCATTACTGCAAAAATTAATTGAACTGCGCATGTATATAGAAGCAGCTTTGGATTTTCCCGAGGAAGAAATAGATTTTTTAAGCGATAACGAAATTCAACTGCGCATGGATGGTTTAGTAAAAGCATTAGACGCTATTCGTCAACGCGTAAAACAAGGCCGTTTATTAAAAGACGGTATGAGCGTGGTTATTCTCGGCCAACCCAATGCAGGCAAAAGCAGTTTATTAAATCAGTTGGCGGGACGCGATACGGCGATTGTCACCGAAATTGCCGGCACCACGCGCGACGTGTTGCGTGAACATATTCATATCGATGGCATACCTTTGCATATAATTGACACCGCAGGTTTGCGTGACACTCAAGACGTGGTTGAAAAAGAAGGTGTACGTCGAGCGTGGTTAGCTGCGAATCAAGCGGACAGGATCTTATTATTAGTTGATGCGCGTACTGGCATTAGTGAATATGAAACTACAGTGTTACAACAAATTCCTCCGCATTTACCTGTTGATATTATTTATAACAAAATAGACTTATTGAGTTCGCCCGTAGACCTAGCAGTGATCAGCCATGCACGTGGTGCCGTTATTTTATTATCTGCAAAAACAGGTACTGGTTTAGAGAACTTAATTGAACATTTAAAACAAAGCATTGGCATTGAACAAACCAGCGAAAGTTTATTTTCCGCACGTCAACGTCACGTTGATGCATTAAATGTGGTTAATGAGCGTGTGGCCAATGCACAAGAATGTTTAAACTTAGGCCAGGGTGAATTAGCCGCTGAGGAGTTGCGCATGGCGCAACTGGTAATGAGCAGCATCACCGGTGAATTTTCTAGCGATGACTTATTAGGCGAAATTTTTTCACGGTTTTGTATTGGTAAATAA
- the mnmG gene encoding tRNA uridine-5-carboxymethylaminomethyl(34) synthesis enzyme MnmG: MSQSMGHYDVIVIGGGHAGTEAALAAARAGVRTLLLTHNVETLGQMSCNPAIGGIGKGHLVKEIDALGGAMAYAADLAGIQFRILNASKGPAVRATRCQADRALYKQAIRNLLENQVNLEIFQQAADDLIVEGDAIKGVITQSGLRFSATTVVLTTGTFLDGRIHIGLSNHSGGRAGDPPSIALAKRLRELPFNVGRLKTGTPPRIDRRSINFAGLVEQAGDMPTPVFSFLGNAAQHPQQISCYITYTNAKTHEIIKAGLDESPMFTGVIEGVGPRYCPSIEDKVHRFAEKDRHQIFIEPEGLNTNEIYPNGISTSLSFATQVAFVRSMQGFENAHITRPGYAIEYDYFDPRDLTASLETKFIRGLFFAGQINGTTGYEEAAAQGLLAGINAALQVQEKSALTLRRDQAYLGVLVDDLITRGTTEPYRMFTSRAEHRLLLREDNADLRLTELGHQVGLVNETRWQAFCEKRAAIEREQARLKSTWVHPNTAAAEQIQTITGQAFARDVNAHDLLRRPTLSYQQITLLEGVGVIEPTTSAYDQVVEQVEIQAKYSGYVERQHQEVEKNLANENTRLPLNIDYKQVKGLSMEVQQKLVQHQPQTLGQASRIPGMTPAAISILRVHLKKGQLPILKTA; this comes from the coding sequence ATGTCACAAAGTATGGGTCATTACGACGTTATTGTTATTGGCGGCGGACATGCCGGCACCGAAGCTGCGTTAGCCGCGGCGCGTGCGGGTGTGCGGACGTTATTGTTGACCCATAATGTCGAAACCTTAGGTCAAATGAGCTGTAATCCGGCGATTGGTGGCATTGGCAAAGGTCATTTAGTTAAAGAAATTGATGCTTTAGGTGGTGCGATGGCGTACGCGGCCGATTTGGCCGGTATTCAATTTCGGATTTTGAACGCAAGCAAAGGGCCAGCGGTACGCGCTACGCGCTGCCAAGCGGATCGTGCGTTATATAAACAAGCCATTCGTAATCTGCTCGAAAACCAAGTCAATCTGGAAATTTTTCAGCAAGCCGCTGATGATTTGATTGTTGAAGGTGACGCGATCAAAGGTGTGATCACCCAATCGGGATTACGTTTTAGCGCTACAACCGTGGTATTAACGACCGGCACATTTCTAGATGGCCGCATTCATATTGGTTTATCTAATCACAGTGGCGGTCGCGCCGGTGACCCGCCTTCTATTGCGTTAGCCAAACGGCTGCGCGAATTACCGTTTAATGTAGGACGTTTAAAAACCGGTACTCCGCCACGCATTGATAGACGCAGTATTAATTTTGCTGGCTTAGTTGAACAAGCGGGCGACATGCCCACGCCTGTGTTTTCATTTTTAGGTAATGCCGCGCAACATCCGCAACAAATCAGTTGTTACATTACTTATACGAATGCAAAAACGCATGAGATTATTAAAGCAGGTTTAGATGAATCGCCGATGTTCACCGGTGTCATCGAAGGCGTAGGTCCGCGTTATTGCCCGTCGATTGAAGATAAGGTTCATCGCTTTGCGGAAAAAGATCGACATCAAATATTTATTGAACCCGAAGGTTTAAATACCAACGAAATTTATCCGAATGGTATTTCCACTAGTTTGTCATTTGCCACACAAGTTGCGTTTGTGCGTTCTATGCAAGGTTTTGAAAATGCGCATATCACGCGACCAGGTTATGCGATTGAATATGATTATTTTGATCCGCGTGATCTAACGGCATCATTAGAAACTAAATTCATTCGTGGATTATTTTTTGCCGGTCAAATTAATGGCACCACTGGTTATGAAGAAGCCGCTGCGCAGGGTTTGTTAGCCGGCATTAATGCGGCCTTACAAGTTCAAGAAAAATCTGCTTTAACTTTGCGTCGTGATCAAGCGTATCTCGGCGTGTTAGTCGATGATTTAATTACACGCGGCACGACAGAACCTTATCGCATGTTTACTTCGCGTGCGGAACATCGTTTATTGTTGCGCGAAGATAATGCTGATTTACGTTTAACCGAATTAGGTCATCAAGTGGGCTTGGTTAATGAAACGCGTTGGCAAGCGTTTTGTGAAAAACGCGCAGCAATTGAGCGCGAACAAGCGCGTTTAAAAAGCACTTGGGTGCATCCTAATACCGCAGCAGCAGAACAGATTCAAACCATTACCGGCCAGGCATTTGCCCGCGATGTGAATGCACACGATTTATTACGTAGACCCACATTAAGTTATCAACAAATCACCCTGCTTGAAGGTGTGGGCGTTATTGAACCTACAACATCGGCGTATGATCAAGTGGTTGAGCAAGTAGAAATACAAGCAAAATATTCTGGTTATGTAGAACGCCAACATCAAGAAGTAGAAAAAAATCTGGCAAATGAAAACACGCGTTTGCCTTTAAATATAGATTATAAGCAGGTCAAAGGCTTGTCGATGGAAGTGCAACAAAAACTGGTGCAGCATCAGCCGCAAACATTAGGACAAGCATCGCGCATTCCTGGCATGACGCCAGCAGCGATTTCTATTTTGCGTGTACATTTAAAGAAAGGGCAGTTGCCCATTTTAAAAACCGCATAA
- a CDS encoding SDR family oxidoreductase, whose amino-acid sequence MLVVTGPTGNVGAQVADRLMTESHNIPFRVAAHNPARLKKKYGEHQPVVKFDYGDRSTWDAVLQNVETLFLLFPLPHPRTVHTWMKPFIDAAVKAGAKRIIYVSVPGSDTKTIVPHYKVERHIEASGLDYTFLRATFFMQNLCRGITTHGVDTWQFGQIFIPAKNGTTTFIDSRDVAQVVLDILKNPAPHKNKSYLLTGPENLDFYQVAEQMTEVFQKPIRYTNPSMPHFWWRMLRRGVKWDIIFFMTMVYMLTRSGNNKQMSNDLEQLLGRPPTKMRQFLAENKWRWEQSEWT is encoded by the coding sequence ATGTTAGTTGTTACTGGACCCACGGGTAATGTCGGCGCTCAAGTTGCTGACCGATTGATGACCGAGAGTCACAATATTCCTTTTCGTGTTGCGGCACATAATCCAGCTCGCTTAAAAAAGAAATACGGTGAACATCAGCCTGTTGTTAAATTTGATTACGGCGATCGCAGTACCTGGGATGCCGTATTACAAAACGTTGAAACTTTATTTTTATTATTTCCCTTACCTCATCCGCGCACCGTACACACATGGATGAAACCTTTTATTGACGCCGCGGTTAAAGCCGGCGCAAAACGTATCATCTATGTCTCGGTTCCAGGTTCTGATACCAAAACCATCGTGCCGCATTACAAAGTAGAACGTCACATTGAAGCATCCGGTTTAGATTACACCTTCCTACGCGCTACTTTCTTTATGCAAAACTTGTGTCGCGGCATTACCACTCACGGTGTTGATACGTGGCAGTTTGGTCAAATATTTATACCCGCTAAAAACGGTACGACCACGTTCATCGATTCACGCGATGTTGCACAAGTCGTACTCGACATTCTGAAAAATCCAGCGCCGCATAAAAACAAATCTTATTTGCTGACGGGCCCTGAAAATTTAGATTTTTATCAAGTCGCCGAACAAATGACCGAAGTGTTTCAAAAACCCATTCGTTACACCAATCCATCAATGCCACATTTCTGGTGGCGCATGTTGCGTCGCGGTGTTAAGTGGGACATTATTTTCTTCATGACGATGGTGTACATGCTGACGCGTTCTGGCAATAACAAACAAATGAGCAACGACCTCGAACAACTGTTGGGTCGTCCGCCCACTAAGATGCGTCAATTCTTAGCAGAAAATAAATGGCGCTGGGAACAAAGCGAGTGGACCTAG
- a CDS encoding cytochrome c, with amino-acid sequence MIFLRRAAVVVIALLLLVSGIILFLGRTSPLDTHFTIEVVPIIIPNDAVAVERGRYLANGVAVCVVCHGGDFGGREMVDHPIYGFIHTPNLTTGVGGVGRYYSDEDWVRAIRHGVNPQGRGIAFMPTDHYWHLSDADLGAIIAYLKQLPPFDNDKAGTRLNIFTRALINSGAKGNLVRASFIPHQGPRPATSNNQAAYLLQIGGCDFCHGADLRGGQGPEPGAPPAPSLANDGPLADWVVEDFVRVMRTGQTPDGRVIVPAYMPWVGYMHMSDADLVLIWDYLRQLPPTS; translated from the coding sequence ATGATTTTTTTACGTCGTGCGGCGGTCGTGGTAATTGCATTGCTGCTCTTAGTAAGCGGCATTATTTTGTTTTTAGGCCGTACTTCACCGTTAGATACGCATTTTACGATAGAAGTCGTACCCATCATTATTCCTAACGATGCTGTAGCCGTTGAGCGCGGTCGTTATTTAGCCAATGGCGTGGCCGTCTGCGTGGTGTGTCATGGCGGGGATTTTGGCGGACGAGAAATGGTGGATCATCCTATTTACGGATTTATCCACACGCCGAATTTGACCACGGGCGTTGGCGGAGTTGGGCGTTATTACTCTGATGAAGACTGGGTGCGAGCGATTCGCCATGGCGTCAATCCGCAAGGTCGAGGCATCGCGTTTATGCCCACCGATCATTATTGGCACTTAAGTGACGCCGATTTGGGCGCCATCATCGCGTATTTAAAACAATTGCCACCGTTTGATAACGATAAAGCCGGCACGCGTTTGAATATTTTTACGCGTGCGCTGATTAATAGTGGTGCGAAAGGCAATCTGGTACGCGCTTCTTTTATTCCGCACCAAGGCCCTCGGCCTGCAACATCCAACAACCAAGCGGCTTATTTATTACAAATTGGTGGCTGTGATTTTTGTCATGGCGCAGATTTGCGCGGCGGCCAAGGCCCCGAACCTGGCGCGCCACCGGCGCCATCATTAGCAAATGATGGTCCCTTAGCCGATTGGGTGGTAGAAGATTTTGTGCGCGTGATGCGCACCGGCCAAACGCCCGATGGCCGCGTGATTGTGCCGGCGTATATGCCGTGGGTGGGTTATATGCACATGTCAGATGCAGATTTAGTTTTGATTTGGGATTATTTGCGCCAGCTTCCACCTACGTCGTGA
- the rsmG gene encoding 16S rRNA (guanine(527)-N(7))-methyltransferase RsmG — protein MSLEASLSQVEQLAQYLKLLLKWNRHYNLIADTDSESAVVVHILDSVSILSLLHGERIVDVGTGAGLPGIPLAILCPQWRFTLVDSNGKKIRFIQQVIIELGLKNVEAIQSRIEEYRPPQPFDTVTARALASVSEILRQAGHLSAPQGRCLLMKGKLPTPELADLPASWQLIATHSLTVPGLQAERHVIDLRKALD, from the coding sequence ATGTCGCTTGAGGCATCGTTGTCGCAAGTGGAACAATTAGCGCAGTATTTAAAATTATTATTAAAGTGGAATCGGCATTACAACTTAATTGCGGATACGGACAGTGAATCTGCGGTTGTTGTACATATTCTCGATAGCGTAAGTATTTTGTCATTGCTACACGGCGAGCGCATCGTTGATGTTGGCACTGGCGCCGGTTTGCCGGGTATTCCCTTAGCCATTTTGTGTCCGCAATGGCGGTTTACGTTGGTGGATAGCAACGGTAAAAAAATCCGTTTTATCCAACAAGTCATCATTGAGCTCGGTTTAAAGAATGTTGAAGCGATCCAAAGCCGCATTGAAGAGTACCGTCCGCCTCAGCCCTTTGATACAGTGACGGCTCGCGCCTTGGCGAGCGTGAGTGAGATTTTGCGCCAAGCTGGCCATTTATCTGCGCCGCAGGGTCGATGCTTGTTGATGAAGGGCAAATTGCCCACGCCAGAATTAGCGGATTTACCCGCTTCTTGGCAGCTGATAGCGACGCATTCGTTGACCGTGCCGGGCTTACAAGCCGAGCGCCATGTCATTGATTTACGAAAGGCTTTGGATTAA